In a single window of the Trypanosoma brucei brucei TREU927 chromosome 6, complete sequence genome:
- a CDS encoding S-adenosylmethionine decarboxylase proenzyme-like, putative: MSVTRINQQTECPSSVHDLVSCWGGCTQSKTSTDSGLEKRFELNFAQPVDIGTVTVKQLASVMERAGESLRQNSAELGIHTLKFDRSLLVFTAKQIVVRSSVSVMLHEAVHPMLELMRSHNIIVDWASFMRVNYGSPWDMTSETSDIMAHEYAELKSAFPTGHPYLAGPVDRDHCFYFVYDGIDRDPSSCRRENDVQINVYMYNVQADDEYDLDGNTKEQQLLVSHCAGEYETLRVSTYGSTHPFASFETNAVSAASDITKIVNGLLKKFYPERVLLVLLQDRDAQGTTACGVMDRLEGFTVVHRGANHFGGGYVFHQATYARSA, encoded by the coding sequence ATGTCGGTCACGCGGATTAACCAGCAAACCGAGTGCCCAAGTTCGGTGCATGACCTTGTGTCATGTTGGGGAGGTTGCACCCAATCTAAAACCTCCACGGACAGCGGCCTGGAGAAGCGGTTTGAACTCAATTTCGCACAGCCTGTTGATATAGGAACCGTTACGGTAAAACAGCTGGCATCCGTGATGGAGCGTGCCGGTGAGTCACTTCGTCAGAACTCCGCTGAGCTGGGAATTCATACGCTTAAGTTCGACAGGTCCCTCTTGGTGTTTACGGCAAAGCAGATTGTTGTGCGCTCTTCCGTTTCAGTGATGCTACACGAAGCGGTACACCCGATGCTTGAGCTCATGCGCTCCCACAACATTATTGTGGATTGGGCGTCTTTCATGCGGGTCAACTACGGCTCGCCTTGGGACATGACATCGGAAACGAGTGATATTATGGCTCATGAATACGCCGAGTTGAAGTCCGCGTTCCCAACGGGCCACCCGTACCTAGCTGGTCCTGTTGACCGTGATCACTGTTTTTACTTTGTGTACGATGGCATCGATCGCGACCCGTCCAGTTGTCGAAGGGAAAATGATGTGCAGATCAATGTTTACATGTACAACGTACAAGCAGATGATGAGTATGACTTGGACGGAAACACCAAAGAACAGCAACTTCTTGTATCCCACTGCGCGGGGGAGTACGAAACGTTGCGAGTGTCAACATATGGGTCCACGCATCCCTTTGCCTCCTTCGAAACGAATGCCGTGTCTGCCGCGAGTGATATCACAAAAATTGTGAATGGACTTCTCAAAAAATTTTACCCGGAGAGAGTTCTGCTCGTGCTGCTGCAGGACCGGGACGCACAGGGCACAACTGCGTGCGGCGTTATGGATAGATTGGAAGGTTTCACCGTCGTGCACCGCGGTGCTAATCACTTTGGTGGAGGCTATGTCTTCCACCAGGCCACATACGCACGCAGTGCCTGA